The nucleotide window ttttcttctcagtggGTGCTAATGTATGGGCTTCTTTCGCTGCAGCCTTCCCTCTGTTGAGTACATGGAATGTGACATAGGGCAGACTGAATTCACGCCGCCTGGATGCGTGTCTTTAAGTAACGTAACGGAGCCGTTTCTCGGTACGTGCTTTGCTGCTTCCTGTCGTTGGCAGAAACATCTGATGTTCCCAGAAGGTGCTTTTTGGGTATGGGCTGtgtgtactttgggggaagtTGCTACGTGTAGCAGAAGTGCATATGGAGAATAAAAGGCCATAAACGTTCTCTTGCTGAGGGCATCTGAGCTCCACGTGCAAATCTTGATAAGTAATGTGGAGCTGTTCTCCTCCCTTGGTCTTTCCTCTGTGTGTTAGCGGAGAGAAGATAAGTGGGAGTGCCAGAGATGTGCTTTCGTTTCCAGGTCCACCATTCACGCACCAACGGACGCCGCGTAAGATGGTGTACTATGGGCAGACCAGCTGTGAGCAGGACACAGAGAGATACATCGATGTGGTGAAGTACGTGTTCAGCTCCTACAGGAAGGAAGTACCTTTAGTCATCAACACTATGGGCTGGGTGAAAGGTAAACACAATGAATCCATTCTGAAGGGGTGGTGCAGAGGGAGCGTAACAACCTGACAGTGTGTCGCCTCACTTTGCAGAGTCGGGAGCGTGAAAATAGAGCTCACTCCACGCAAGCTGTTGTTGGTCTTCTGTAACAGCGTTCAGACTAACCGTGTATTCTCAGCGACAGTAACCGTGTATTCTCTGCTCCCTGAAGGTGAGGGGTTGCTGCTTCTGACTGATATGATCCGGCTGTTGTCGCCCACCCACGTGGTTCAGATGGATGTGTACGACTGGAAGGCCATGGCTCCGCTCACCCCCGAGAACGTCCACCTGGCTCCCGGGCTGTACACCAAGGGCAAGCAGCAAGCCAAGGGCAAGCGGATGGACCTGAGTGCAGCAGAGGGCTGGAAGTGCTCTGAAGGGGAGGAAGATGCGTCAGCTCCTGAGTATAAACTGCTCTACGTCCACCCTGAATTCCCTCgagctggggctgcaggtgaAGCGTAAGTGGAAAATAAGCGTTGTGTGGTTCTTAGCTGGCTCGATAAAAGTATGCTTAGTCTTGGTAGTAAATGCATAGAAGAGAACTTTCATGTTAGCCTTCAGAGCTCCATTAATTTGGTCAGACCCCATGAGGCTGTTTATTCTCTTGACAAGTTTGCTTGGGTTTTGATTGAAGTTTTTGGAGGAAATTGTtgacagcattttcattttatttttgagtagGGGAAGGTGTGAGGAACAGAAAGGGGATTATTTGTTCCTTCCTACCCTACTCCCAGTAATTACGGCTAATCATGTAGACTTCTACACCAAATGCAGCTTCCAATTAGAACTTCCACTTCTTgattttttgtgtttattttttccaggcGAGTGCACAGCAGCATCTTACGTGACATGTCCATACTGGGTTACTtggggcagctgcagcccccagaTGTGGCATCCGTCCTTCCGCTGCACAGCCTCGTGCCGTATCAGGTACGTGGGCCTTCTGGAGGGGGTGGCAGGTGCTGCAGGGGGTCTGGCTGTTGGGAATTGAAAGTTGTACTGTGAATGTGTTTTGGaaggtgggggaaaaaatgctttgtaatgCAAGGTAATCAGCTGATTGGTGCTTTTAATTAAAGGACGAGGTTTTTTGTTACGGTGGCACTGTGGCGCGTCTTCTGTGTGTTCTGCTGTTAGTGCTGAAACTGTTGTGTTTGCTGTAATGTCTATTTGTAGATGTGGTTGGTGGCTTTCTAGATGGGTTCAAGTTCAGGTTAAGTTAAGTACACAAAACCGATGCTGAGCTGTTGACacagtgtgtttctttttgttcttttccttccccctcaGGTACCTTTTAATGCTGTTGCACTCAGGGTTATTCATACCGATGTTGCTCCTACCAACATCATGTATGCAGTGAATGCCAGCTGGGTTGGGCTCTGCAGGATACCGGATGAAATCAGATGCCAAACTGCCGGGCCAGTGCTGCTGACACAGACACCCATCTGTGATTGCCTTGGCTTCGGTGAGTGAAGCTGGGAAACCTTAAGCCGTGTTCTCACGTGTTGTATTTTGAGCTGTGTTGCAGAATGGTGGAATTATCATCTCTTTCcaaaaacaactggaaaagtAGGATTAGGTTCACGTTTCCCAAAGCAGATTCTGAGTGGGTTATACAAAATGTGTGGGCCAGCTTTGGCTGAACGCTGTGTTTTTCAGGAATTGTCCGAGGGGTTGACATGGAGAAGCATCTCTATCACATCCTGACCCCCGTGCCTCCTGAGAAGCTGAGAGTAGTGAACTGCCTTCTGCTGGGAAACATTGCTATTCCAAACTGCATTTTTGTGAGCCAGGTAGGAGTTGCCTGGGAGGAGGGTGGAAAAACTGGTGTAGGTTTAATCTTGCTGGcaaatttttgctttctttgaggCTTGCACGTGTCCAGAGCTGTCTGGACACTAGCATGTTGTATCCTGGGAAATTGCCCTTAATGCACAGAAGCAACCAAGAGAACATTCATACTTTTCAGATATCAACATAGGGTTTGTTCAGTGGTAGCTTTCTTGTATTCATCACCAAACGCTGCTCTATTTGTAAAGGGAGGTGCCTTCAATTGAAGGCACTGATCTGTGAAGTTGTTCtactttttggttttgtttttccaggaaGGAATTGAGGGAGAGATCCCTTATGTC belongs to Meleagris gallopavo isolate NT-WF06-2002-E0010 breed Aviagen turkey brand Nicholas breeding stock chromosome 23, Turkey_5.1, whole genome shotgun sequence and includes:
- the NOL9 gene encoding polynucleotide 5'-hydroxyl-kinase NOL9 is translated as AGRLRAAASRALGGGPCSVLCSLLVEDEGVPVIMVCGPKSIGKSTFNRYLINLLLNHLPSVEYMECDIGQTEFTPPGCVSLSNVTEPFLGPPFTHQRTPRKMVYYGQTSCEQDTERYIDVVKYVFSSYRKEVPLVINTMGWVKGEGLLLLTDMIRLLSPTHVVQMDVYDWKAMAPLTPENVHLAPGLYTKGKQQAKGKRMDLSAAEGWKCSEGEEDASAPEYKLLYVHPEFPRAGAAGEARVHSSILRDMSILGYLGQLQPPDVASVLPLHSLVPYQVPFNAVALRVIHTDVAPTNIMYAVNASWVGLCRIPDEIRCQTAGPVLLTQTPICDCLGFGIVRGVDMEKHLYHILTPVPPEKLRVVNCLLLGNIAIPNCIFVSQEGIEGEIPYVTSEYNYSILGSGKLRKKKHFKKRECTFQCDYT